One Vallitalea okinawensis DNA window includes the following coding sequences:
- a CDS encoding TrmH family RNA methyltransferase has product MITSLQNNYIKQVASLKSAKGRKKTGLFIVEGIKAIREIDTSWQLDSLIYTENCDGMVKEELQDFHSKSKRILVGDKVFEYLTDTVTPQGILAVVHQKEWDVKDTLNNQSPFLILLDQLQDPGNLGTIIRTADAAGADGVILSSNSVDVYNPKIVRATMGSLFHLPVISKVDIKKTIETLQQYEIGVYAAHLKGASYPYEVDFKKGTAILIGNEGKGLDNEIADLSNQYIKLPMPGSAESLNAAVAASILTYEVVRQRLK; this is encoded by the coding sequence ATGATCACTAGCTTACAGAATAATTATATAAAGCAAGTAGCATCCCTTAAAAGTGCAAAGGGACGTAAAAAAACAGGGTTATTTATTGTCGAGGGAATAAAAGCTATTCGTGAAATTGATACCAGCTGGCAATTAGATAGTTTGATCTATACTGAAAACTGTGATGGAATGGTAAAAGAAGAGCTACAAGATTTTCATTCAAAAAGTAAGAGGATCCTTGTAGGAGATAAGGTGTTTGAATACCTAACAGATACGGTTACACCACAAGGCATATTAGCTGTTGTTCATCAAAAAGAATGGGATGTTAAAGATACGCTCAATAACCAATCGCCATTTTTAATACTCTTAGATCAATTGCAAGATCCAGGTAATTTAGGAACTATCATTCGTACTGCAGATGCAGCAGGTGCAGATGGTGTTATTTTATCGTCAAATTCTGTTGATGTCTATAATCCTAAGATTGTCAGAGCGACTATGGGGTCTTTATTTCATCTACCAGTTATTTCAAAGGTGGATATAAAGAAGACAATAGAAACATTGCAACAATATGAAATAGGTGTGTATGCAGCTCATTTAAAAGGTGCCTCCTATCCATATGAAGTTGATTTCAAAAAAGGAACTGCTATACTTATAGGTAATGAAGGTAAAGGGCTTGATAATGAAATAGCTGATCTATCTAATCAGTATATTAAATTACCTATGCCCGGATCAGCAGAGTCTTTAAATGCTGCTGTAGCAGCATCCATATTGACATATGAAGTTGTACGACAACGGCTAAAATAA
- a CDS encoding potassium channel family protein yields MAKVKKKEFVVFGLGKFGKSIAVTLANYGHNVLAIDKNEDIVQEVSQFVTHAVQADVTDVDTLQSLGIGNFDVAVVAISQDMQSSIMTTLLVKELGVGYVLTKAQNEIHKKVLQKIGADRVVFPEREMGNRIATSLTSDNIMDFIELSSEYSIVEIVALNEWIGKNLLEIDMRATYGINVMAIRRGEDINITPGANEKLREGDVLVVIGAQKDLQKISNQATKR; encoded by the coding sequence ATGGCTAAAGTGAAGAAAAAAGAGTTTGTAGTTTTTGGGTTAGGAAAATTCGGTAAGAGTATTGCTGTAACCTTAGCTAATTACGGACATAATGTATTAGCGATAGATAAAAATGAAGATATTGTACAAGAGGTTTCTCAATTTGTTACTCATGCAGTACAAGCGGATGTAACAGATGTGGATACCCTTCAATCTTTAGGTATTGGAAACTTTGATGTAGCAGTTGTTGCTATTAGTCAAGATATGCAGTCAAGTATAATGACTACCTTATTAGTAAAAGAACTTGGTGTTGGCTACGTATTAACAAAAGCTCAAAATGAGATTCACAAAAAAGTGTTGCAAAAGATAGGTGCTGATCGTGTAGTTTTCCCAGAAAGAGAAATGGGAAATCGCATCGCTACAAGCCTAACATCAGATAATATTATGGACTTCATTGAGTTATCCAGTGAATATTCTATAGTTGAGATTGTTGCTCTTAATGAATGGATTGGAAAAAACCTACTTGAAATCGATATGCGTGCAACATATGGTATCAACGTTATGGCAATTCGAAGAGGTGAAGATATTAACATTACACCAGGGGCTAATGAAAAACTCCGTGAAGGTGATGTTTTAGTGGTAATTGGTGCTCAAAAAGACTTACAGAAAATAAGTAATCAAGCAACAAAACGATAG
- a CDS encoding TrkH family potassium uptake protein, giving the protein MIYYLGNLRSRIRFQIRPTQILVLGFLVIIILGAFLLNLPVASKEGHSIGFLDALFTSTSAVCVTGLVVVNTFEHWSMFGKTIILILIQIGGLGFMTLTTAFFIIMGRRITLKERLVIQEALNQYNLSGMVKLVRSVVIGTFLVESIGALFLAFRFVPEYGVATGLFYSIFHSISAFCNAGFDIIGSSLTPYYNDFLVNITVMALIILGGLGFTVWINILQNNKRRRERGLTFRESVYKLSLHTKLVLVISISLILIGWGFFFIAEFGNPSTLGDMSLYEKLIASLFQSVTTRTAGFNSMDLAEMNDASKFVTILFMFIGGSPAGTAGGVKTVTIGIILLTIISTVRGKERTEAFNRTIPEGVIRKAIAVVVISLGVVVLVTTLLSLSENAEFMDVFFEAMSAFGTVGLSLGLTSELTSFGKLVVMVTMFIGRLGPITMALAFTMRGRRANNNIKKPEERVMVG; this is encoded by the coding sequence ATGATATATTATTTAGGTAATTTACGAAGTCGGATAAGATTCCAAATCAGACCTACGCAGATTTTGGTGTTAGGGTTTTTAGTTATTATTATTTTAGGAGCTTTTTTGCTTAATCTACCTGTGGCAAGTAAAGAAGGACATAGTATTGGATTTTTAGATGCTCTATTTACGTCTACTTCAGCTGTATGTGTTACGGGGCTGGTGGTGGTCAATACCTTTGAACATTGGAGCATGTTCGGTAAGACTATCATTCTTATACTTATTCAGATTGGTGGATTAGGATTTATGACATTAACTACTGCGTTTTTTATCATCATGGGTCGTCGGATCACGTTAAAAGAGCGTTTAGTTATTCAAGAAGCATTGAATCAGTATAACTTATCTGGCATGGTAAAATTAGTTCGTAGTGTTGTGATAGGTACTTTTTTGGTGGAATCCATCGGGGCTCTTTTCCTTGCTTTCAGATTTGTTCCAGAATACGGAGTAGCAACGGGGCTTTTTTATTCCATTTTTCATTCAATATCTGCTTTTTGTAATGCAGGTTTTGATATTATAGGTAGTAGTTTAACGCCATACTATAATGATTTTCTTGTTAATATTACGGTGATGGCTTTAATTATATTAGGTGGTTTAGGTTTTACTGTTTGGATTAATATTCTTCAAAATAATAAACGACGTAGGGAACGTGGTCTAACTTTTAGGGAAAGTGTATATAAGCTATCTCTACATACGAAGTTAGTATTAGTAATCAGTATCAGTTTAATCTTAATTGGATGGGGTTTCTTTTTCATTGCAGAGTTTGGTAATCCGAGTACTCTGGGTGATATGAGCCTATATGAAAAATTAATAGCATCCTTATTTCAGTCAGTAACCACAAGGACAGCAGGATTTAATTCTATGGATTTAGCTGAAATGAACGATGCATCTAAGTTTGTGACCATTCTATTTATGTTTATTGGAGGATCGCCAGCAGGTACAGCAGGTGGTGTTAAGACAGTAACTATCGGTATTATTCTCTTAACCATTATATCAACAGTAAGAGGTAAAGAGAGAACGGAAGCGTTCAATAGGACAATACCAGAAGGCGTCATCCGTAAGGCTATTGCAGTGGTAGTTATCTCTTTAGGTGTTGTGGTCTTAGTAACAACTTTATTAAGTCTTTCTGAAAATGCAGAGTTCATGGATGTTTTCTTTGAAGCTATGTCGGCCTTTGGTACAGTAGGTTTAAGTTTAGGTTTAACATCTGAGTTGACAAGTTTTGGGAAGTTAGTGGTGATGGTAACCATGTTCATTGGACGTTTAGGACCAATAACAATGGCTTTAGCATTCACCATGAGAGGTAGAAGAGCTAATAATAATATCAAAAAGCCTGAAGAAAGAGTTATGGTAGGATAA
- a CDS encoding homocysteine S-methyltransferase family protein, with product MLEQLVLLDGASGTQMQMRGLPKGVCPEKWAVENPEVLIDMQRAYINAGSQIIYTFTFGGNSIKLADYNLESEVYEINKELAILAKKAAGSEALVAGDLAPTGQYIRPVGKLSFEEVVDAYKAQVRGLLDGGVDLFVIETMMDLQEARAAVLAVKESCDLPIMVSMTFEENGRTLTGTDPVSAVITLQSMGVDVVGCNCSTGPDAMLAIINEMKPYAKVPLLVKPNAGLPQLIDGNTVFSMKEEEFADYTRGLVEAGATYVGGCCGTNPSYIKMLKRKLEQVEQIDETRKTGSYLCSSRKTIEIGLDQPITIVGERINPTGKKELQKSLRDGEMTIVKKFALEQKEKGAHVLDVNVGMNGIDEKETMVKAVDALSVGVDLPLCIDSSNPEVIEAALRVYPGRALVNSISNESKKRDRLLKVAAKYGAMILILPISDNGLPKNLDEKHQIINEVYQAATAYGFTKEDVVVDGLVMTVSSAQQAVASTLTTIEWCSKEFGVNTIVGLSNVSFGLPERKWVNASFLAMAAVKGLSMAIANPSSELLMSVKMASDVLTAKDINCKKYVERYSQQTSREEKIVSNNTEGDIYEAVLNGKDKEIKDLIQAALDDGIEPNKIVNELMIPAINEVGQLFDEQVYFLPQLIMSAGAMKEGFSLLEPLLLELNTEIRVKPKIILATVQGDIHDIGKNIVALMFKNHGFEVIDLGKDVKIDHIIEAVKKHQPELLGLSALMTTTMVMMEDVIKALQQDSLKVKVMVGGAVITQSYADEIGADGYSKDANEAIKVAKALLEM from the coding sequence ATGTTAGAACAATTAGTTTTACTAGATGGAGCATCTGGAACCCAGATGCAAATGCGCGGGTTGCCTAAGGGTGTTTGTCCTGAAAAATGGGCTGTAGAAAATCCAGAGGTATTAATAGATATGCAGCGAGCTTACATTAATGCAGGAAGCCAAATCATATATACCTTTACTTTTGGAGGGAATTCCATAAAGTTGGCGGACTATAATCTTGAAAGTGAAGTCTATGAAATAAATAAAGAACTAGCTATCTTAGCTAAAAAGGCAGCAGGAAGCGAAGCTCTTGTAGCTGGTGATTTAGCACCAACAGGTCAATATATACGTCCAGTAGGGAAGCTAAGCTTTGAAGAGGTTGTTGATGCTTATAAAGCACAAGTTCGTGGATTATTAGACGGTGGTGTTGATCTCTTTGTTATAGAAACCATGATGGATTTACAGGAAGCCAGAGCAGCAGTTCTTGCTGTTAAAGAAAGTTGTGACCTTCCAATTATGGTGTCCATGACCTTTGAAGAGAATGGTAGAACTTTAACAGGAACTGATCCAGTATCTGCAGTTATAACACTTCAGAGTATGGGTGTTGATGTTGTTGGTTGTAATTGTTCCACAGGACCAGATGCTATGCTTGCTATTATCAATGAAATGAAACCCTATGCTAAAGTACCTCTTTTAGTAAAACCTAATGCTGGTCTACCTCAGCTTATTGATGGAAATACTGTCTTTAGCATGAAAGAAGAAGAATTTGCAGACTATACCCGAGGTTTGGTAGAAGCGGGAGCCACTTATGTTGGAGGGTGTTGTGGTACAAATCCTTCCTATATAAAAATGCTAAAAAGAAAACTTGAGCAAGTGGAACAGATTGATGAAACTAGAAAAACTGGAAGTTATCTATGTTCCAGTCGTAAGACCATAGAGATAGGATTGGATCAACCGATTACCATTGTTGGAGAGAGAATTAACCCTACAGGGAAAAAGGAGCTTCAGAAGAGTTTACGAGATGGGGAAATGACTATCGTTAAGAAGTTTGCTCTAGAGCAGAAGGAAAAAGGAGCTCATGTCTTAGATGTTAACGTTGGTATGAATGGTATTGATGAGAAGGAGACAATGGTAAAAGCTGTTGATGCCCTTAGTGTAGGAGTGGATTTACCCCTTTGTATTGATTCGTCAAATCCTGAAGTTATTGAGGCTGCTTTAAGAGTTTATCCGGGCCGAGCACTTGTTAATTCGATTTCTAATGAAAGTAAAAAAAGAGATCGCCTATTAAAGGTTGCAGCTAAATATGGAGCCATGATTTTAATATTACCTATAAGTGATAATGGACTTCCAAAAAACTTAGACGAAAAACATCAAATCATAAATGAAGTATATCAAGCAGCAACAGCATACGGTTTTACTAAGGAAGACGTGGTTGTTGATGGTTTAGTTATGACGGTTTCATCTGCACAGCAAGCAGTAGCAAGTACTCTCACTACTATTGAGTGGTGTAGCAAAGAATTTGGTGTCAATACCATTGTTGGCTTGTCTAATGTTTCCTTTGGGTTACCAGAGCGTAAGTGGGTAAATGCTAGTTTCTTAGCTATGGCAGCTGTAAAGGGGTTAAGTATGGCGATAGCCAATCCATCCAGCGAATTATTAATGTCTGTAAAAATGGCATCGGATGTACTAACTGCTAAGGATATCAATTGTAAAAAGTATGTTGAAAGATATAGTCAACAAACCAGTCGAGAAGAGAAGATAGTGAGCAACAATACAGAAGGTGATATATACGAGGCTGTTCTTAATGGGAAGGACAAAGAGATCAAAGACCTTATTCAGGCAGCCCTAGATGATGGAATTGAACCCAATAAAATCGTTAATGAGCTGATGATACCAGCCATTAATGAAGTTGGTCAGCTTTTTGATGAGCAAGTTTACTTCTTACCTCAGCTGATCATGAGTGCAGGTGCCATGAAAGAAGGTTTCAGTTTATTAGAACCTCTTTTGCTTGAACTAAATACAGAAATAAGAGTAAAGCCTAAAATTATATTAGCAACAGTTCAAGGTGATATACACGATATAGGTAAGAATATTGTTGCATTAATGTTTAAAAACCATGGGTTTGAAGTCATAGATCTAGGTAAAGATGTTAAGATAGATCATATTATTGAGGCTGTTAAGAAGCATCAACCTGAGCTATTAGGTTTATCTGCTTTAATGACAACGACTATGGTGATGATGGAAGATGTCATTAAAGCACTGCAGCAAGACTCATTAAAAGTGAAAGTAATGGTAGGAGGAGCTGTTATTACTCAGTCTTATGCTGATGAGATAGGTGCAGATGGTTACTCAAAGGATGCTAATGAGGCTATAAAAGTAGCTAAAGCACTTTTAGAAATGTGA
- a CDS encoding bifunctional homocysteine S-methyltransferase/methylenetetrahydrofolate reductase, which produces MIKDYIEQKGLVVTDGAMGTYFYELTNGKDTMAEWANIYQADVIEKIHNQYIKAGAKLIRTNTFSANRKALKVDDAQLESIIKEGYRIAEKAAMNEEVLIAADIGPILEEEESFQELYDQYQFIVDTFINTGAKLFLFETFSSAKYLKEITEYIKNKVNDAVIITQFAIDSTGHTQQGIAAEKLFREVVKIDTIDYYGLNCGVGPTHMHKLVKGLVKKGFSISTVLPNAGYPRLENGRMVYPGNPLYFAGMMKEISTLGPVFLGGCCGTTPEHIRIITKELMSIKHEKVVHDIETHITSQQFAPNENMFMNRLKQGKKTLLVELDPPYSCDLSKVLKGAKVLKDAGVHLITIADSPLGRARVDSITVASIINRQIGIDVMPHVCCRDTNIIGLKSKLLGCHIEGVRQILAVTGDPVPSVDRGEIKGVFNINAVKLMQLITELNEEIFNADPLYYGGALNLNTENIQKQMNRLHKKEDAGASYYLTQPIYSEEAIANLKYLKEKTDFKILAGIMPLVSLRNALYLSNEVPGIDIPERYIDLFNRDITKEEAIATGRQIAIDLAKEVIPYADGLYFIAPFNRATMISDIIKELKEGGLC; this is translated from the coding sequence ATGATTAAGGATTACATAGAACAGAAAGGTTTAGTGGTAACAGATGGCGCCATGGGAACCTATTTTTATGAGTTAACAAATGGTAAAGATACAATGGCTGAATGGGCTAACATATATCAAGCTGATGTTATTGAGAAGATTCATAATCAATATATTAAAGCTGGTGCGAAACTTATTCGTACAAATACCTTCTCTGCTAATAGAAAAGCTTTAAAGGTTGATGATGCTCAACTAGAATCAATCATTAAAGAAGGGTACCGCATAGCAGAAAAAGCTGCTATGAACGAAGAAGTATTGATTGCAGCAGATATTGGACCCATATTAGAGGAAGAAGAAAGCTTTCAGGAACTTTATGATCAATATCAATTTATCGTAGATACTTTTATCAACACAGGTGCAAAGCTCTTCCTCTTTGAAACCTTTAGTTCAGCAAAATACTTGAAAGAGATTACTGAATATATAAAAAATAAAGTTAATGATGCGGTGATCATTACCCAATTTGCAATAGATTCAACAGGTCATACCCAACAAGGGATTGCAGCTGAAAAGCTCTTTAGAGAGGTAGTTAAAATAGATACTATTGACTATTACGGTCTTAATTGTGGTGTTGGTCCTACGCACATGCATAAGCTTGTAAAAGGTCTTGTAAAAAAAGGGTTCTCTATATCAACAGTATTACCCAATGCTGGGTATCCACGCTTAGAGAATGGTCGTATGGTTTATCCTGGTAACCCCTTATATTTTGCAGGCATGATGAAAGAAATAAGCACCTTAGGACCAGTTTTTTTAGGTGGTTGCTGCGGTACTACTCCTGAGCATATACGTATTATAACTAAGGAATTAATGTCTATTAAGCATGAAAAAGTTGTTCATGATATTGAAACGCATATAACTTCACAGCAGTTTGCTCCAAATGAAAATATGTTTATGAATCGTCTCAAGCAGGGAAAAAAAACGTTATTAGTGGAATTGGATCCGCCTTATAGTTGTGATTTGTCAAAAGTTCTTAAAGGGGCAAAGGTATTGAAAGATGCGGGAGTTCATTTGATTACCATTGCAGATTCTCCTTTAGGTCGTGCTAGAGTAGATTCTATAACAGTGGCATCCATCATCAACAGGCAGATAGGTATTGACGTTATGCCTCATGTCTGTTGTCGGGATACTAATATCATCGGGCTTAAATCTAAGTTGCTAGGGTGCCATATAGAAGGAGTACGTCAAATATTAGCTGTAACAGGCGATCCTGTACCTAGTGTTGATCGTGGTGAAATTAAAGGAGTATTTAACATTAATGCAGTAAAGTTGATGCAACTTATTACTGAATTAAACGAAGAGATCTTTAATGCAGATCCCCTTTATTACGGTGGTGCACTTAATTTAAATACAGAGAATATACAAAAACAAATGAATCGACTTCATAAAAAAGAGGACGCAGGTGCATCCTATTACTTAACACAACCTATCTATAGTGAAGAAGCAATAGCTAATTTGAAATATTTGAAAGAGAAGACTGATTTTAAGATATTAGCTGGGATCATGCCTCTTGTTAGTTTAAGAAATGCTCTATACTTAAGTAATGAGGTGCCTGGAATTGACATACCAGAAAGGTATATAGATTTATTTAACCGGGATATAACGAAAGAGGAGGCAATTGCTACAGGTCGGCAAATAGCCATAGATTTAGCGAAAGAAGTTATACCTTATGCAGATGGTTTATACTTTATTGCACCGTTTAATCGTGCTACCATGATTAGTGATATTATCAAGGAATTAAAGGAGGGCGGGTTATGTTAG
- a CDS encoding DUF134 domain-containing protein produces the protein MPRPRKLRRIQQMPHHRLFIPENWQGQEEMILKLEELEALRLKDMENLNQEECAEKMNVSRQTLQLILDEARKKVTEALVNGKAIRVEGGNYTLNICEFKCNGCGKRYKQAYEKVNKTCSHCGSKHTKCLEEDTFCDKVCKDENEDSK, from the coding sequence GTGCCTAGACCAAGAAAGCTAAGAAGAATACAGCAGATGCCTCATCATCGATTATTCATACCTGAGAATTGGCAAGGTCAAGAAGAGATGATTTTAAAATTAGAAGAATTGGAAGCTTTGCGTTTAAAAGATATGGAGAATCTAAACCAAGAAGAATGTGCGGAAAAAATGAATGTTTCTAGACAGACGTTACAACTCATTTTAGATGAAGCGCGAAAGAAAGTTACTGAGGCATTAGTGAATGGTAAAGCTATTAGGGTAGAAGGTGGAAACTATACGCTTAACATTTGTGAGTTTAAATGCAATGGTTGTGGGAAACGTTATAAACAAGCCTATGAAAAAGTTAATAAAACTTGTTCTCATTGCGGCTCTAAACACACAAAGTGCTTAGAAGAAGATACATTTTGTGATAAAGTATGTAAGGATGAAAATGAAGATTCAAAATAA
- a CDS encoding NifB/NifX family molybdenum-iron cluster-binding protein yields the protein MRKIAIALDGNGIAGHFGRSERFQIMYTHDNKVQGKEVIRKKHEPGQLIQYLADRGVNLIIAGGMGECAQKKLTALEMEFIVGAEGHVDQVMQDYLNGKLRSTGEVCKMHLYDKSHTCMCDSSKEE from the coding sequence ATGAGAAAGATAGCTATAGCTTTAGATGGAAATGGTATTGCGGGACATTTTGGACGTAGTGAGCGTTTTCAAATTATGTATACCCATGATAATAAAGTGCAAGGAAAAGAAGTTATTCGTAAAAAACATGAGCCAGGGCAGCTCATTCAATACTTAGCAGATAGAGGTGTTAATCTCATTATTGCAGGTGGAATGGGAGAATGTGCTCAAAAGAAGCTTACAGCTCTTGAGATGGAGTTCATTGTAGGAGCTGAAGGACATGTGGACCAAGTGATGCAAGATTACTTAAATGGTAAACTAAGATCCACAGGAGAGGTATGCAAAATGCATCTCTACGATAAAAGCCATACATGTATGTGTGACAGTAGCAAAGAGGAGTGA
- the amrA gene encoding AmmeMemoRadiSam system protein A encodes MSIKGLMVCPHPPVILPEVGEGRERGASSTIEGMKKIAKQVNDIKPDTIVCITPHGNVFRDGISIIGHEKIKGDLSSFGKPQVKMEKATHLELYHKLVEELDDKELPYINLSNDVEEAFDIKGELDHGCIVPLYYIDQEYKDYEILHMTYGLMDYITLYEVGMALQKAAESIEKKVLVLASGDLSHCLMDKGPYEYHPSGQLFDELLLKSVKECHFKDLFKMDEKFIGEAKECGLRSFIMGLGSLDHYELSSKVYSYEGPFGVGYMTAFIRPESTDEYSLYEGLVKQQYMIREKNRFKEDDFIKLARRAICEWVKNSKKVTLTEEEINLLGNKRAGTFVSLHKDGELRGCIGTVQASESNVGKEIINNAIQAATSDPRFMPVSDKELEDLDIKVDVLHELELIKDIDELDVDKYGVVVQSGLRRGLLLPRLEGVDTVEKQVSIALQKAGIEPDEFYKMYRFEVERHEV; translated from the coding sequence ATGAGCATTAAAGGGTTAATGGTCTGCCCCCACCCACCTGTCATTTTACCGGAAGTGGGAGAAGGACGTGAAAGAGGTGCTTCATCAACAATTGAAGGTATGAAAAAGATAGCCAAACAAGTGAACGATATAAAACCTGATACGATTGTTTGTATAACACCCCATGGGAATGTATTCAGAGATGGCATTAGTATTATCGGTCATGAAAAAATAAAAGGTGATCTTTCTAGTTTTGGTAAACCTCAGGTGAAAATGGAGAAAGCAACACATTTAGAACTTTATCATAAATTAGTTGAAGAGCTTGATGATAAGGAATTACCCTATATCAATTTAAGTAATGATGTAGAAGAAGCTTTTGATATTAAAGGTGAGTTAGACCACGGTTGTATTGTACCCTTATATTATATTGATCAGGAATACAAGGATTATGAAATATTGCATATGACTTATGGTCTTATGGATTATATCACCCTTTATGAAGTAGGAATGGCCCTCCAAAAAGCAGCTGAATCCATAGAGAAGAAGGTATTGGTATTAGCCAGTGGTGATTTATCACACTGTTTAATGGATAAAGGACCTTATGAATATCACCCCAGCGGGCAATTGTTTGATGAGCTATTATTAAAGAGTGTTAAGGAATGCCACTTTAAAGACCTGTTTAAGATGGATGAAAAGTTTATTGGTGAAGCAAAAGAGTGTGGGTTACGATCCTTTATAATGGGCTTGGGTAGTTTAGACCATTATGAACTCTCTTCAAAGGTATACAGTTATGAAGGACCTTTTGGCGTAGGTTATATGACTGCATTTATTAGACCAGAATCAACAGATGAATACAGTCTATATGAAGGGTTGGTAAAACAGCAATATATGATACGTGAAAAGAATCGATTTAAGGAAGATGATTTTATTAAATTAGCCAGAAGAGCTATTTGTGAATGGGTCAAAAACAGTAAAAAAGTTACTCTTACTGAAGAAGAGATAAATCTTTTAGGTAATAAGCGAGCAGGAACTTTTGTATCTCTTCATAAAGATGGGGAATTAAGAGGTTGTATAGGTACAGTTCAAGCTTCTGAAAGTAATGTCGGGAAGGAAATTATTAATAACGCCATTCAAGCAGCGACTTCTGACCCTAGGTTCATGCCGGTATCGGATAAAGAATTAGAAGATTTAGATATTAAAGTCGATGTTCTTCATGAATTAGAACTTATTAAGGATATTGATGAATTAGATGTAGATAAGTATGGTGTGGTTGTTCAAAGTGGATTAAGAAGAGGTTTGCTACTGCCTAGGTTAGAGGGTGTGGATACTGTGGAAAAGCAGGTAAGTATTGCGCTGCAAAAGGCAGGAATAGAGCCAGATGAGTTTTATAAGATGTACCGTTTTGAAGTGGAGAGGCACGAAGTATAA
- the amrS gene encoding AmmeMemoRadiSam system radical SAM enzyme, translating to MKEAKFYKIEGEKVHCYLCPHHCKISNGQKGLCGVRKSMNEKLYSINYGQVSSINGDPIEKKPLYHFMEGSTTLSIGSFGCNLSCEFCQNYTIAKEIPKVIAMKPEEIVNLALEYQYPSISYTYNEPTIYYEYMYDIAVLAKSKGLKNIMVTNGYIEEEPLNSLLPYIDAMNIDLKSYNDFHYKKICQGSLEPVKRTILQASKCCHVEVTTLLVTNMNDQEEELIEEFSWLASVNPDIPLHLSRYFPRYNYHETATDLEFMRKIYYEAKAYLNHVYLGNVK from the coding sequence ATGAAAGAAGCTAAGTTCTATAAGATTGAAGGTGAAAAAGTACATTGTTATTTATGCCCTCACCATTGTAAGATTTCTAATGGACAAAAGGGATTATGTGGTGTGAGAAAAAGTATGAATGAAAAGCTTTATAGCATCAACTATGGTCAGGTTAGTTCCATTAATGGTGATCCTATAGAAAAGAAGCCTCTCTATCATTTCATGGAGGGTTCTACTACATTGTCGATAGGAAGTTTTGGTTGTAATTTATCTTGTGAGTTTTGTCAGAACTACACTATTGCCAAGGAAATACCTAAAGTGATAGCAATGAAACCTGAAGAAATAGTTAATTTAGCATTAGAATACCAATATCCTTCCATCAGCTACACGTATAATGAGCCTACTATTTACTATGAGTACATGTACGATATAGCTGTCCTAGCTAAGAGTAAAGGGTTAAAAAATATTATGGTAACCAACGGGTATATTGAAGAAGAACCCTTAAACAGTTTGTTACCCTATATAGATGCTATGAATATTGATCTAAAGAGCTATAATGATTTCCACTATAAAAAGATCTGTCAGGGCTCATTAGAGCCTGTAAAGCGTACTATTTTGCAAGCATCGAAATGTTGTCATGTTGAAGTGACCACACTTCTTGTCACTAATATGAATGATCAAGAGGAAGAGTTGATAGAGGAATTTAGTTGGTTAGCCTCTGTAAATCCAGATATTCCTCTTCATTTGAGCCGATACTTTCCTAGATATAACTATCATGAAACTGCTACGGATTTGGAATTTATGCGTAAAATCTATTATGAAGCTAAGGCATACTTGAATCATGTGTATTTAGGCAATGTAAAGTGA